From Scatophagus argus isolate fScaArg1 chromosome 2, fScaArg1.pri, whole genome shotgun sequence, a single genomic window includes:
- the ube2kb gene encoding ubiquitin-conjugating enzyme E2Kb (UBC1 homolog, yeast) isoform X1: MANIAVQRIKREFKEVLKSEETSKNQIKVDLVDENFTELRGEIAGPPDTPYEGGRYQLEIKIPETYPFNPPKVRFITKIWHPNISSVTGAICLDILKDQWAAAMTLRTVLLSLQALLAAAEPDDPQDAVVANQYKQNPEMFKQTARLWSHVYAGAPVSSPDYTRKIDKLCAMGFDKNAVIAALSSKSWDVETATELLLSN, from the exons ATGGCTAACATCGCGGTCCAACGGATCAAGCGGGAGTTCAAAGAAGTTCTCAAAAGCGAAGAG ACAAGTAAAAACCAGATAAAAGTAGATTTGGTGGATGAGAACTTCACAGAGCTGAGAGGGGAGATAGCAGGACCTCCAGATACACCATATGAAG GTGGTAGATATcaacttgaaataaaaatcCCAGAAACCTATCCTTTTAACCCACCAAAG GTGCGTTTCATCACTAAGATCTGGCACCCTAATATCAGTTCTGTGACGGGAGCAATATGTCTGGACATTTTAAAAGACCAGTG GGCAGCTGCTATGACCCTGCGGACGGTGCTGTTGTCTCTACAGGCTCTTCTTGCTGCAGCAGAACCAGATGATCCACAGGATGCAGTAGTAGCAAACCAG TATAAGCAGAACCCAGAAATGTTCAAACAGACCGCAAGGCTGTGGTCTCATGTCTATGCAGGCGCTCCTGTTTCCAGTCCCGACTACACACGCAAAATAGACAAACTCTGTGCCATGGGCTTTGATAAG AATGCAGTAATAGCAGCCTTGTCTTCAAAATCTTGGGATGTGGAAACAGCGACAGAGCTGCTCCTCAGCAACTGA
- the ube2kb gene encoding ubiquitin-conjugating enzyme E2Kb (UBC1 homolog, yeast) isoform X2: MNFVWAVAYTSHKTSKNQIKVDLVDENFTELRGEIAGPPDTPYEGGRYQLEIKIPETYPFNPPKVRFITKIWHPNISSVTGAICLDILKDQWAAAMTLRTVLLSLQALLAAAEPDDPQDAVVANQYKQNPEMFKQTARLWSHVYAGAPVSSPDYTRKIDKLCAMGFDKNAVIAALSSKSWDVETATELLLSN, from the exons ATGAACTTTGTATGGGCTGTAGCATACACCTCACACAAG ACAAGTAAAAACCAGATAAAAGTAGATTTGGTGGATGAGAACTTCACAGAGCTGAGAGGGGAGATAGCAGGACCTCCAGATACACCATATGAAG GTGGTAGATATcaacttgaaataaaaatcCCAGAAACCTATCCTTTTAACCCACCAAAG GTGCGTTTCATCACTAAGATCTGGCACCCTAATATCAGTTCTGTGACGGGAGCAATATGTCTGGACATTTTAAAAGACCAGTG GGCAGCTGCTATGACCCTGCGGACGGTGCTGTTGTCTCTACAGGCTCTTCTTGCTGCAGCAGAACCAGATGATCCACAGGATGCAGTAGTAGCAAACCAG TATAAGCAGAACCCAGAAATGTTCAAACAGACCGCAAGGCTGTGGTCTCATGTCTATGCAGGCGCTCCTGTTTCCAGTCCCGACTACACACGCAAAATAGACAAACTCTGTGCCATGGGCTTTGATAAG AATGCAGTAATAGCAGCCTTGTCTTCAAAATCTTGGGATGTGGAAACAGCGACAGAGCTGCTCCTCAGCAACTGA